The genomic region CTTTTAAATTTACGCATTTTTGCCGAAGTCATTTGTTCCTCGGGATTAATTTCTTCTATATCATTACCGGATTGCCGAACTGCTTGTGGTGAGCCGTGTCGAACTGTTTTCACTTCAACAAATACTAAGGTCTTATCAGACGCTAAAGCCACAATATCCAATTCTCCCCATGGTTTTCTATAATTTCTTTCAATTATCTTATATTTCTTGGTTTTTAAGAAATTACATGCTAAATCCTCGCCTAATTTTCCTATTTC from Candidatus Niyogibacteria bacterium harbors:
- a CDS encoding YraN family protein — its product is MTYKSEIGKLGEDLACNFLKTKKYKIIERNYRKPWGELDIVALASDKTLVFVEVKTVRHGSPQAVRQSGNDIEEINPEEQMTSAKMRKFKRTAELYAGEHQELFNDKKGWRIDLLALTMKEKDFVIKHYENIA